From the genome of Candidatus Fermentibacter sp., one region includes:
- a CDS encoding 2-oxoacid:acceptor oxidoreductase subunit alpha, producing MIPWGETRLVQGNEAIALGALASGIRFFGGYPITPSTEVAEILARRLPETGGVFIQMEDEIASISSVMGASLGGAKAMTATSGPGFSLMQEGLGYGCMAEIPFVVVDVMRAGPSTGLPTQVSQGDVMQARWGTHGDHPVIALCPASVRECFDMTIRAFNLSEEFRTPVLLLSDEVIGHMRERVTFPRREDVRILDRPVPETPVEWYEHYHPAPSNVSPMASYGSGYRFHVTGLTHDRQGFPTRRIDEVDEKMARLKNKIVRRLDELVEVKTHDVEQSRVVIFAYGSVYRSALAAQVMLEKKHKKVGVFRPVTLWPFPDREVKEYLDEKDVVIVPELNQGQLIHEVERLTSDCVRIVPVQRVDGYEITPEEIVGAAMEVM from the coding sequence ATGATACCCTGGGGAGAGACCAGGCTCGTCCAGGGCAACGAGGCGATAGCCCTCGGGGCGCTGGCTTCGGGCATCAGATTCTTCGGCGGATATCCCATCACGCCGTCGACGGAGGTAGCCGAGATACTCGCCAGGAGGCTGCCCGAGACGGGCGGCGTCTTCATCCAGATGGAGGACGAGATCGCGAGCATCAGCTCCGTCATGGGCGCGAGCCTGGGCGGGGCGAAGGCCATGACCGCCACCAGCGGTCCGGGCTTCAGCCTGATGCAGGAGGGTCTCGGCTACGGATGCATGGCCGAGATCCCGTTCGTCGTGGTGGACGTGATGAGGGCGGGCCCCTCCACCGGGCTGCCCACCCAGGTCTCCCAGGGCGACGTGATGCAGGCCCGCTGGGGCACGCACGGGGATCACCCCGTGATCGCTCTGTGCCCGGCGAGCGTCAGGGAGTGCTTCGACATGACGATCCGCGCCTTCAACCTCTCGGAGGAGTTCCGCACCCCCGTGCTGCTCCTGTCCGACGAGGTGATAGGGCACATGAGGGAGCGCGTGACGTTCCCCAGGCGCGAGGACGTGAGGATCCTCGACAGGCCCGTGCCCGAGACCCCGGTCGAGTGGTACGAGCACTACCATCCCGCGCCCTCGAACGTCTCGCCGATGGCGAGCTACGGGTCGGGCTACAGGTTCCACGTGACGGGCCTCACGCACGACAGGCAGGGCTTCCCGACCCGCAGGATCGACGAGGTCGACGAGAAGATGGCCCGCCTGAAGAACAAGATCGTCCGGCGCCTCGACGAGCTGGTGGAGGTGAAGACGCACGACGTGGAGCAGTCCAGGGTCGTGATCTTCGCCTACGGCTCGGTCTACCGCTCGGCGCTCGCCGCCCAGGTCATGCTCGAGAAGAAGCACAAGAAGGTCGGCGTGTTCCGCCCGGTGACCCTGTGGCCGTTCCCCGACCGCGAGGTGAAGGAATACCTTGACGAGAAGGACGTCGTGATCGTGCCCGAACTCAACCAGGGCCAGCTCATCCACGAGGTCGAGAGGCTCACCTCCGACTGCGTGCGGATAGTGCCCGTGCAGAGGGTCGACGGATACGAGATAACGCCCGAGGAGATAGTCGGCGCCGCGATGGAGGTGATGTGA
- a CDS encoding 2-oxoacid:ferredoxin oxidoreductase subunit beta: protein MAAILPYEYKYLRAKKKFPHVWCPGCGIGIVMGSIIRAIDSLGWNKNEIMLVSGIGCTSRMPVYLDFNTLHTMHGRALAFATGVKLANPGLKVIAVMGDGDALAIGGNHIIHAARRNIDITSIIVNNFNYGMTGGQHSPTTPMNAVTATSPHGMIEPGFDTCALLSAAGASFVARATVYHVVEMDGLIRQALEKKGFSVVEALSPCPTNYGRANRLGDAVKMMEEMRDNSVTVTKAAKMTPEELSGKIVRGVLAEREAPEYTDLYRDLCERVQGKAAEVPK from the coding sequence ATGGCCGCGATCCTCCCGTACGAGTACAAGTATCTGCGCGCGAAGAAGAAATTCCCGCACGTATGGTGCCCGGGCTGCGGCATCGGGATCGTCATGGGCTCCATCATCAGGGCGATAGACAGCCTCGGGTGGAACAAGAACGAGATCATGCTGGTCTCCGGGATAGGCTGCACCTCGCGGATGCCGGTCTATCTCGACTTCAACACGCTCCACACCATGCACGGGCGCGCCCTCGCGTTCGCGACGGGCGTGAAGCTGGCCAACCCCGGCCTGAAGGTCATCGCGGTGATGGGCGACGGCGACGCCCTGGCGATCGGGGGCAACCACATAATCCACGCAGCCAGGCGCAACATCGACATCACCTCGATAATCGTGAACAACTTCAACTACGGGATGACCGGCGGGCAGCACTCGCCGACCACGCCGATGAACGCCGTCACCGCTACTTCTCCGCACGGGATGATCGAGCCCGGCTTCGACACCTGCGCCCTCCTGAGCGCCGCCGGCGCCTCCTTCGTCGCCAGGGCCACCGTCTACCACGTCGTCGAGATGGACGGGCTGATCAGGCAGGCCCTGGAGAAGAAGGGGTTCAGCGTCGTGGAGGCGCTCTCCCCCTGTCCGACCAACTACGGGCGGGCCAACAGGCTGGGCGATGCCGTGAAGATGATGGAGGAGATGCGGGACAACTCCGTGACCGTCACGAAGGCGGCGAAGATGACCCCCGAGGAGCTCTCGGGGAAGATCGTCCGCGGGGTGCTGGCCGAGCGCGAGGCTCCCGAGTACACCGATCTCTACAGGGATCTCTGCGAGCGGGTCCAGGGCAAGGCGGCGGAGGTGCCGAAATGA